In Proteiniborus ethanoligenes, the DNA window GACAATAGCACCTTAAGAGAATGGATTAGAAATTTTCAAGCACTAGGTGTTGATGGATTAGGTACTTCTAAGAATTCTTTTTATTCAGAAGAAATTAAGAATATAGCTGTAAGAGATTACTTAGATGGAAAAGGATCATTAGCTGATA includes these proteins:
- a CDS encoding helix-turn-helix domain-containing protein; its protein translation is MGRKGAFTTNEKLEYVHRCLDGIDSINNTAKLIGVDNSTLREWIRNFQALGVDGLGTSKNSFYSEEIKNIAVRDYLDGKGSLAD